One window from the genome of Paraclostridium sordellii encodes:
- a CDS encoding S-layer homology domain-containing protein: MNKKLISLVVSSLLVFTNVSYIHNVYAEENTKSNQAKNSQSKNSKSIVYLSNGEGSLNLGDGTQQSPYQNIRTALNNISDGGTLKLLGSVKYTKYDPHTDGSALPLFINKNITIESGNNTYPVSSNADELSLRTPIQLGANVTFKNINLKMIPEVVLGKESNIPNTKILGVKNPKSATIFTAGNKLTLDNVNTKIGYSQDEDRPYISGGSFKNQGKIGAKSIINVINPNSETKLSGIYAGDYWEERNLDVEINLSGNVLEKTIHTGGLLKPLNGRVDISLGSKGTINSFDKTNHNGSINLNLEKDRYTENLNLGGINNLSLEDNAKLILQKGSKFNVNNITLKNNSVVDFRFMSENPVVNGSFQGEDTTTSTVQGGCILLKDNRTLDVKGEVLGTTRLNYNGTALYVEPLKENHEYIRAKVNSRGDFTIKQDLSKRFILKKNLNNNNKTTWIYTINNGDSSTPIKNEKPVITANNVTIKARKPIDLLDDNRIGLKATDKEDGNIKGRVIVKNTGGLNSSNPLKGVYTVVYTVKDNHGNIVYKSIQVNVLSNDAPVINGLKDKIIHLKEVDEFNKTGKLDGVTVIDDHDKISPSSITVKGVVGKPGPGNNQTYNITYTVNDSDGNVTTKVIKFTVTNQIPTIEGISELTIKLGDKFNPLSLVSSNDKEDGNITPKVIVKENTVDTKKSGVYKVVYSITDSDKNTVIKEIKVIVKSNINIIDIKGHWAESQINSFVSSGHINGYGDGTFKPDNSITRAEFIKIFNKYFGLSKTSGKVFNDTKTHWAKIEIDIAVTNGVANGVSLTEFQPDEPITREQAAKMISNYKKLDDTNHDKVAKYKDMNQVSNWALNSVEGIIEVGYMNGYEDKTFRPKNNITRAEVVVTLSRIK; this comes from the coding sequence ATGAATAAAAAACTTATATCATTAGTTGTATCTTCTCTTCTTGTTTTTACAAATGTATCATATATACACAATGTATATGCTGAAGAGAATACAAAATCAAATCAGGCTAAAAATAGTCAAAGTAAAAATAGCAAGAGTATAGTGTATCTATCTAATGGAGAAGGTAGTTTAAACTTAGGAGATGGAACTCAACAAAGCCCATATCAGAATATACGTACTGCACTAAATAATATATCTGATGGAGGAACATTAAAACTTCTAGGAAGTGTTAAATACACTAAATATGATCCTCATACTGATGGATCGGCTCTACCATTATTTATTAATAAGAATATTACTATTGAAAGTGGAAATAATACATATCCAGTATCTTCTAATGCAGATGAACTTTCACTGAGAACTCCAATACAATTAGGTGCAAACGTAACTTTTAAAAATATTAATTTAAAAATGATTCCAGAAGTTGTTCTAGGAAAAGAATCTAATATACCTAATACTAAAATATTAGGAGTAAAGAACCCTAAATCAGCAACTATTTTTACAGCAGGAAATAAACTAACTTTAGATAATGTTAATACTAAAATAGGATATTCCCAAGATGAAGACAGACCATATATAAGTGGTGGAAGCTTTAAAAATCAAGGTAAAATTGGAGCAAAATCTATAATTAATGTAATAAATCCAAACTCAGAAACAAAATTATCTGGAATATACGCAGGTGATTATTGGGAAGAAAGAAATTTAGATGTGGAAATTAATCTTAGTGGTAATGTTCTTGAAAAAACAATTCATACAGGTGGATTATTAAAGCCATTAAATGGTAGAGTAGACATAAGTCTAGGATCTAAAGGCACTATAAATAGTTTTGATAAAACAAACCATAATGGTAGTATAAATTTAAATTTAGAAAAAGATCGTTATACTGAAAATTTAAATCTTGGTGGAATAAATAATTTATCATTAGAAGATAATGCTAAACTTATATTACAAAAAGGATCAAAGTTTAATGTAAATAATATTACATTAAAAAATAATTCTGTAGTTGATTTTAGATTCATGAGTGAAAACCCAGTGGTAAATGGTAGCTTCCAAGGAGAAGATACTACAACTAGTACTGTTCAAGGTGGATGTATTCTTCTAAAAGATAATCGGACTTTGGATGTTAAAGGAGAGGTACTTGGGACAACTAGATTAAATTATAATGGAACCGCATTATATGTAGAACCATTAAAAGAAAATCATGAATATATTAGAGCAAAAGTAAACTCTAGAGGAGATTTCACAATAAAACAAGATTTATCTAAACGATTTATACTAAAGAAAAATTTAAACAATAATAATAAAACAACTTGGATATACACTATTAATAATGGAGATAGTTCAACTCCTATAAAAAATGAAAAGCCAGTAATAACTGCCAATAATGTAACTATAAAAGCACGTAAACCAATAGATCTATTAGATGATAATAGAATAGGTTTAAAGGCAACAGATAAAGAAGATGGAAATATAAAAGGTAGAGTGATTGTAAAAAATACAGGAGGGTTAAATTCAAGTAACCCATTAAAAGGGGTTTACACAGTAGTTTATACGGTAAAAGACAACCATGGAAATATAGTATATAAATCTATACAAGTAAACGTCTTATCCAATGATGCTCCTGTAATAAATGGACTAAAAGATAAAATTATACATTTAAAAGAAGTAGATGAATTTAATAAAACAGGAAAGTTAGATGGAGTTACAGTTATTGATGATCATGACAAAATTAGTCCATCATCAATAACTGTAAAAGGAGTAGTTGGAAAACCAGGTCCTGGAAATAATCAAACGTATAATATTACTTATACAGTAAACGATAGTGATGGAAATGTTACAACTAAAGTAATAAAATTTACGGTAACAAACCAAATTCCAACAATAGAAGGTATTAGTGAGCTAACAATAAAATTGGGAGATAAATTTAACCCGCTAAGTCTAGTAAGTTCAAATGATAAAGAAGATGGGAATATAACTCCAAAAGTGATAGTGAAAGAAAATACCGTGGATACAAAAAAATCTGGAGTATATAAAGTGGTATATTCTATAACAGATAGTGACAAAAATACAGTTATAAAAGAAATTAAAGTAATAGTAAAAAGTAATATAAATATAATTGATATAAAAGGTCATTGGGCTGAAAGTCAAATAAATAGTTTTGTATCAAGTGGACATATAAATGGATATGGTGATGGAACATTTAAACCTGATAATTCAATAACAAGAGCAGAATTTATAAAAATATTTAATAAGTATTTTGGATTATCTAAAACAAGTGGAAAAGTATTTAATGATACAAAAACACATTGGGCTAAAATAGAAATAGATATAGCCGTAACTAATGGAGTAGCTAATGGGGTTTCATTAACAGAATTCCAACCTGATGAACCAATTACAAGGGAACAAGCTGCTAAGATGATATCTAATTATAAGAAACTAGATGATACTAATCATGATAAAGTAGCAAAATATAAAGATATGAATCAAGTATCTAATTGGGCATTAAACTCTGTAGAAGGAATAATAGAAGTAGGATATATGAATGGATATGAAGATAAAACATTTAGACCTAAAAATAATATAACTAGAGCAGAAGTTGTTGTCACTTTAAGCAGAATTAAGTAA
- a CDS encoding CD3073 family putative ECF transporter S component: MNTKKITFSAMCIVVNIVFGMFVTMLNIPFLFLDTVGTVLGAVVLGPFWGALIGGCTNLVLGIISGPTNIPFALVNIVLGLIVGFVACKKGFGYREAILTGLLLSVVCPLIGTPISVLLFGGLSGSGADFLVGFLVQSGQKIFTSAFIPRILTNIIDKPLSCVMVVYFLSKMPRGFIYQFNKSPYKNH; encoded by the coding sequence ATGAATACTAAAAAAATAACTTTTAGTGCAATGTGTATAGTAGTAAATATAGTATTTGGTATGTTTGTAACCATGTTAAATATACCTTTTCTATTCTTAGATACCGTTGGAACCGTTCTTGGAGCAGTTGTTTTAGGTCCATTTTGGGGAGCACTTATTGGGGGATGTACAAATTTAGTTTTAGGAATTATATCAGGACCTACTAATATACCTTTTGCTTTAGTTAATATAGTCCTTGGTCTTATTGTTGGTTTTGTTGCTTGTAAAAAAGGTTTTGGATATAGAGAAGCTATTCTTACAGGTTTATTATTATCTGTGGTTTGCCCTTTAATAGGAACACCTATTTCAGTTTTATTATTTGGAGGACTAAGTGGAAGTGGAGCAGACTTTTTAGTTGGATTTTTAGTTCAGTCTGGGCAAAAAATATTTACATCAGCATTTATTCCTAGAATACTTACTAATATAATAGATAAACCATTATCTTGTGTTATGGTAGTTTACTTTTTAAGTAAAATGCCTAGAGGTTTTATATATCAATTTAATAAATCACCATATAAAAATCATTAA
- a CDS encoding VanZ family protein, with protein sequence MKKLLCLILVVLTMGTMYYFSSQKGDVSTVQSDTAVSIIDQIRNEVTLKDHRLISIKEKVFNVLKQYGSKGYIVRKLAHFSIYACIGASISLFIYVLSKRIYISSVVAMIASISYAYYDEMRQLSVVGRSGNMKDVLIDSTGAFTGVLILLIIVVTFKGIRGFFNFLFRRNKEDEYKENI encoded by the coding sequence ATGAAAAAACTATTATGTTTAATTTTAGTAGTTTTAACTATGGGAACTATGTATTATTTTTCTAGCCAAAAAGGTGATGTATCTACGGTTCAATCAGATACAGCAGTTAGCATCATAGATCAGATAAGAAATGAAGTTACATTAAAAGATCATAGATTAATAAGTATTAAAGAAAAAGTATTTAATGTACTTAAACAATATGGAAGTAAGGGGTACATAGTAAGAAAGCTAGCCCATTTTAGTATATATGCTTGTATAGGAGCTTCTATAAGTTTATTTATATATGTTCTTAGTAAAAGGATATATATATCTAGTGTAGTTGCAATGATAGCAAGTATTTCATATGCATATTATGATGAGATGCGACAATTATCTGTAGTAGGTAGATCTGGAAATATGAAAGATGTATTAATTGATTCCACTGGAGCGTTTACAGGGGTTTTAATATTACTTATAATAGTAGTTACTTTTAAAGGAATAAGGGGATTTTTTAATTTTTTATTTAGAAGAAACAAAGAAGATGAATACAAAGAAAATATATAA
- the saoL gene encoding MerB-like organometallic lyase SaoL, producing the protein MKSNKYRNLDKNQKQIRLSIMNMIIDEKRPVSLDEVTKELKERLNQDENNIRQTLKLFLDKNIMVIDKDEYINYIYPVSAHTTMHQVTLADKRTFNAMCAIDALGWRCTFHQDIDINSKCYVTGEDINISIRDGKIISINNPDLRVLHLNLDKYANWAASCUNIMNFFWTKNEFDKWIKENGFENDEDIYCLNIDEAMEASYDIFYVD; encoded by the coding sequence ATGAAAAGCAATAAATATAGAAATTTAGATAAAAATCAAAAACAAATAAGATTATCTATAATGAATATGATAATAGATGAAAAAAGACCAGTAAGTTTGGATGAAGTTACAAAAGAATTAAAAGAAAGATTAAATCAAGATGAAAATAATATAAGACAAACATTAAAATTATTTTTAGATAAAAACATAATGGTTATAGATAAAGATGAATATATAAACTATATATATCCAGTTTCAGCACATACTACTATGCATCAAGTTACACTAGCTGATAAAAGAACATTTAATGCAATGTGTGCAATAGATGCACTTGGGTGGAGATGCACATTCCATCAAGATATAGATATAAACTCTAAATGTTATGTTACAGGAGAGGATATAAATATATCTATAAGAGATGGAAAGATAATCAGCATAAATAATCCTGATTTAAGAGTACTACACTTAAATTTAGATAAGTATGCAAATTGGGCTGCAAGCTGTTGAAATATCATGAATTTCTTCTGGACGAAGAATGAATTTGATAAATGGATAAAAGAAAACGGATTTGAAAATGATGAAGACATATATTGCTTAAATATTGATGAAGCTATGGAAGCTTCTTATGATATTTTTTATGTAGATTAA
- a CDS encoding sigma-70 family RNA polymerase sigma factor encodes MDLKTDNLKDIDSNEFIKEHIPFIIKTINEITGRYICLDNDEEISIGLLAFNEARQKYDYSKGHFLPYAKLVIKSRILNYLRKEKNNNLKESLEKLREDGFDFSQELYNPIENQDILIQEMNILKTTIQDFGFELDDLVEESPKHKDTRNRAIDLSNKINDDNKIKESMYTKRRLPIKEISIKYVISQKIIKGSKKFIITVVIVLDKNLRNLKLWVRK; translated from the coding sequence ATGGATTTAAAGACTGATAACTTAAAAGATATTGACAGCAATGAATTTATAAAAGAACATATACCATTTATAATAAAAACAATAAATGAGATTACAGGAAGATATATATGTTTAGATAATGATGAAGAAATTAGTATTGGACTGTTAGCTTTTAATGAAGCTAGACAAAAATATGATTACTCTAAAGGGCATTTCCTACCTTATGCAAAGTTAGTTATAAAAAGTAGAATTTTAAACTATTTAAGAAAAGAGAAAAATAATAACTTGAAAGAATCCTTAGAAAAGCTTAGAGAAGATGGTTTTGATTTTAGTCAAGAATTGTATAATCCCATAGAAAACCAAGATATATTAATCCAAGAAATGAATATTTTAAAAACAACTATACAAGACTTTGGATTTGAACTAGATGATTTAGTAGAAGAATCTCCAAAACATAAAGATACTAGGAATAGAGCTATTGATTTATCAAATAAAATAAATGATGATAACAAAATAAAAGAATCTATGTACACAAAAAGACGGTTACCTATAAAGGAGATATCTATTAAATATGTTATAAGCCAAAAGATAATTAAGGGAAGTAAAAAGTTTATTATAACAGTTGTCATAGTTCTTGATAAAAATCTAAGAAATTTGAAGTTATGGGTAAGAAAGTAG
- the saoA gene encoding ABC transporter ATP-binding protein SaoA: MKLKIEHVSKTFINNKVENKVLENINLDIKEGEFVSLLGPSGCGKTTLLTIIGGFQSCEEGQVLLNDKVVDKPGIDRAFVFQNYALFPWKTVKANVEFPMKQRKLSKEEREKKLEELLEISDLKGREKMYPHQLSGGMKQRVAVIRALACSPEVLLMDEPLGAVDFQMRQNLQEELESIWIKNKITAIMVTHDVDEAVYMSDRVVVMSRDKGRIIEDLKIDLDRPRNRESDDYLEYKNRLTKQLSECYV, translated from the coding sequence ATGAAATTAAAAATAGAACATGTAAGTAAAACTTTTATAAATAATAAAGTTGAAAATAAAGTATTAGAAAATATTAACTTAGATATAAAAGAAGGAGAATTTGTATCCTTACTTGGGCCTTCTGGATGTGGGAAAACAACGCTATTAACTATAATAGGAGGTTTTCAAAGCTGTGAAGAAGGTCAAGTTTTATTAAATGATAAAGTTGTAGACAAACCAGGAATAGATAGAGCTTTTGTATTCCAAAACTATGCTTTATTTCCTTGGAAAACAGTAAAAGCAAATGTTGAATTTCCTATGAAACAAAGAAAGCTTTCAAAAGAAGAAAGAGAAAAGAAATTAGAAGAGCTATTAGAGATATCTGATTTAAAAGGTAGGGAAAAAATGTATCCTCATCAGTTATCAGGAGGAATGAAACAAAGAGTAGCAGTAATAAGAGCGTTAGCTTGTAGTCCAGAGGTTTTACTAATGGATGAACCTTTAGGGGCTGTTGATTTTCAGATGAGACAAAATCTTCAAGAAGAACTAGAAAGTATTTGGATAAAAAATAAAATAACTGCAATAATGGTTACTCATGATGTAGATGAGGCGGTTTATATGAGTGATAGGGTCGTAGTAATGTCTAGAGATAAAGGACGAATAATAGAAGACTTAAAAATTGATTTAGATAGACCTAGAAATAGAGAAAGTGATGATTATTTAGAGTATAAGAATAGATTAACAAAGCAGTTATCAGAGTGTTATGTATAG
- a CDS encoding M3 family oligoendopeptidase: protein MKFSEFKYERPDYSRIRIQFEDLVKSMEDSKSYEELKKNIDEINKLRNHIESMATLVSIRYSINTSDEFYEKEKEYWDENGPHYEELNSLFYKQIVNSKFKEELTKDLGKQFMSIADYSLQAFSKEIISELQEENKLASEYTKLLASAKIPFDGEERNLSGLGPYMTSPFRDEREKASKAYYGYFEENEEKFDEIFDKLVKLRHKMAKKLGFDNFVQLGYIRMLRTDYNSEMVAKFRKQVSEYIVPVASKLYDRQKQRLGLQKLRYFDENFEFNSGNAKPKGDSQFIMNNGRLMYSELSKETDEFFKYMLEHELMDLETKKGKGAGGYCTYIPDYKAPFIFSNFNSTADDIDVLTHEAGHAFQVYMSRWIEIPDINFPTYESCEIHSMSMEFITWPWMELFFKEDTDKYKFTHLGSAIKFIPYGVLVDEFQHIIYENPNLTKEERKLVWRDLEKKYQPHKDYEGNDFLEKGGWWFKQGHIFKNPFYYIDYTLAQICALQFWNKMQVDRVKGWQDYLNICKIGGTKSFLDIVSCANLISPFEEGCVSSVIESINSYLQSVNDKNM from the coding sequence ATGAAGTTTAGTGAATTTAAATATGAAAGACCTGATTATAGCAGGATAAGGATACAGTTTGAAGATTTAGTAAAATCAATGGAAGATAGTAAAAGCTATGAAGAATTAAAGAAAAATATTGATGAAATAAATAAATTAAGAAATCATATAGAAAGTATGGCTACTTTAGTATCTATAAGATACAGTATAAATACATCAGATGAATTTTATGAAAAAGAAAAAGAATATTGGGATGAAAATGGTCCTCACTATGAAGAATTAAATTCTTTATTTTATAAACAGATAGTAAATTCTAAATTTAAAGAAGAACTTACTAAAGATTTAGGTAAGCAATTTATGTCAATAGCAGATTATTCTCTACAAGCATTTTCAAAAGAAATAATAAGTGAGTTGCAAGAAGAAAATAAGCTTGCATCTGAATACACTAAACTTTTAGCATCAGCTAAGATTCCTTTTGATGGAGAAGAAAGAAATCTTTCAGGACTTGGACCATATATGACATCTCCATTTAGAGATGAAAGAGAAAAAGCATCTAAAGCATATTATGGATATTTTGAAGAAAATGAAGAAAAGTTTGATGAAATATTTGATAAATTAGTTAAGTTAAGACATAAGATGGCTAAAAAGTTAGGCTTTGATAACTTTGTACAATTAGGTTATATAAGAATGTTAAGAACTGATTATAATTCTGAAATGGTAGCTAAGTTTAGAAAACAAGTAAGTGAGTACATAGTACCTGTTGCATCTAAGTTATATGATAGACAAAAACAAAGGTTAGGACTTCAAAAGCTTAGATATTTTGATGAGAACTTTGAGTTTAACAGTGGAAATGCAAAACCTAAGGGAGATTCTCAGTTTATAATGAATAATGGAAGATTAATGTATTCTGAGTTATCAAAAGAAACTGATGAGTTCTTTAAGTATATGCTTGAACATGAATTAATGGATTTAGAAACTAAAAAAGGTAAGGGTGCTGGAGGATATTGTACTTATATACCAGATTATAAAGCGCCATTTATATTTTCAAACTTTAACTCAACAGCAGATGATATAGATGTTTTAACTCATGAAGCTGGACATGCTTTTCAAGTGTATATGTCTAGATGGATAGAAATACCTGATATAAACTTCCCTACATATGAAAGTTGTGAAATACATTCTATGAGTATGGAATTTATAACTTGGCCTTGGATGGAACTATTCTTTAAAGAAGATACTGATAAATATAAATTTACTCACTTAGGTAGTGCTATTAAATTTATACCTTATGGAGTTTTAGTTGATGAATTCCAACATATAATATATGAAAATCCAAATCTTACTAAAGAAGAAAGAAAACTTGTTTGGAGAGATCTTGAGAAAAAATATCAACCTCACAAAGACTATGAAGGCAATGATTTCTTAGAAAAAGGTGGATGGTGGTTTAAGCAAGGCCACATATTTAAAAATCCTTTCTATTATATAGATTATACTTTAGCTCAAATTTGTGCACTTCAATTTTGGAATAAAATGCAAGTTGATAGAGTTAAAGGGTGGCAAGATTATTTAAATATTTGTAAAATTGGTGGAACTAAGTCTTTCTTAGATATTGTTAGTTGTGCTAATTTAATATCTCCTTTTGAAGAAGGTTGTGTAAGTAGCGTAATTGAAAGTA
- the yidA gene encoding sugar-phosphatase, with protein MYKLIALDIDGTLLNSDKKVTDEVFNAIQKAKEKGVKVVLSTGRPLPGVQSLLKELKLNNEENYVVTFNGGLVQEISSQDVISNIEMSHEDFDYIYNELAKKHNIKIHINTPDSLVVPYTEIPKYSVHESKLNNIPVISMDESEINSDITFCKIMLVDEPEVIEDIIPKIPKEFHDKYTIVRSAPFFLEFLNKKVNKGSGLQALCDKLGIDPSEVIAVGDEENDRHMIEFAGLGVAMGNARDSIKEIANHVTETNNNHGVAKVITDFIL; from the coding sequence ATGTATAAACTAATCGCTTTAGACATAGACGGTACTTTACTTAATAGTGATAAAAAAGTTACTGATGAAGTATTTAATGCAATACAAAAAGCTAAAGAAAAAGGTGTTAAGGTTGTTTTATCTACAGGGAGACCTCTTCCTGGAGTTCAATCTTTATTAAAAGAATTAAAATTAAATAATGAAGAAAATTATGTAGTTACTTTTAATGGAGGTCTTGTTCAAGAAATTAGTTCTCAAGATGTTATTTCTAATATAGAAATGAGCCATGAAGATTTTGATTATATATATAATGAATTAGCTAAAAAACACAATATAAAAATTCATATAAATACTCCAGATTCTTTGGTTGTTCCTTATACTGAAATCCCTAAGTATAGTGTTCATGAATCTAAACTTAATAATATACCAGTAATCTCTATGGATGAATCTGAAATAAACTCTGATATAACTTTCTGTAAAATTATGCTTGTTGATGAACCAGAAGTTATAGAAGATATAATACCAAAAATTCCAAAAGAGTTTCATGATAAATATACAATAGTTCGTTCTGCTCCATTTTTCTTAGAGTTTTTAAATAAGAAAGTTAATAAAGGTTCAGGGCTTCAAGCTTTATGTGATAAATTAGGTATTGATCCATCAGAGGTTATAGCTGTTGGAGATGAAGAAAATGATAGACATATGATAGAGTTTGCAGGCCTTGGTGTCGCAATGGGTAATGCTAGAGATAGTATAAAAGAAATTGCAAATCATGTTACTGAGACTAATAATAATCATGGTGTTGCCAAAGTTATAACTGACTTTATATTATAA
- a CDS encoding anti-sigma factor domain-containing protein, whose amino-acid sequence MYYKAIVMEIKEEYIIVMTDDASLVRIKKRGSLKEGDTIIFLEDDILKNSKKIKGISSIIVPFMYIASILMIIVLPNLSKKNYAVVTLDINPSIQLNIDKSKTIIKVLRLNKDAEKINLDDAIGMKLGEGLENIKYNLEKENYKIKNDYALVGFAIIEDAKNVTYEKEVKDIVKNSFKGTNTIYLSSNKKDLQLANKEGISLGRYLADKKISYKYDAGKMNVDKIVDELKEDKNVYIQKPAKENKEDKKEEIKVNEKSNKETKSKLEINRDIDNKKEINDESEAVKSKEKIISNDKVYNSDNLNKIKQNNNENQPNEHANENAKDKSLNKYKEKSNNGKAHKNSLNFIDVLGTNTYTYNNESYGDKVHEKHNHKR is encoded by the coding sequence ATGTACTATAAAGCTATAGTAATGGAAATAAAAGAAGAATATATTATTGTTATGACTGATGATGCTTCGCTAGTTAGAATAAAAAAGAGAGGATCTTTAAAAGAAGGAGATACTATAATTTTCTTAGAAGATGATATTTTAAAAAATTCTAAAAAGATTAAAGGGATAAGTAGCATTATAGTTCCTTTTATGTATATAGCATCAATTTTAATGATTATAGTATTGCCTAATTTAAGTAAAAAAAATTATGCCGTAGTTACACTAGACATTAACCCTAGTATTCAATTGAATATAGATAAAAGCAAAACAATAATAAAAGTTTTAAGATTAAATAAAGATGCAGAAAAAATAAATTTAGATGATGCGATTGGAATGAAACTAGGAGAAGGTTTAGAAAATATTAAATATAACCTTGAAAAAGAAAATTATAAAATAAAAAATGATTATGCTTTGGTAGGATTTGCAATTATTGAAGATGCTAAGAATGTTACATATGAAAAAGAGGTTAAAGATATCGTAAAAAATAGCTTTAAAGGAACTAATACAATATATTTAAGCTCAAATAAAAAAGATTTACAGCTAGCAAATAAAGAAGGTATAAGTTTAGGAAGGTATTTAGCAGATAAGAAAATAAGTTATAAGTATGATGCAGGAAAAATGAATGTAGATAAAATTGTAGATGAATTAAAAGAAGATAAAAATGTATATATACAAAAACCTGCAAAAGAAAATAAAGAAGATAAAAAAGAAGAAATAAAAGTAAATGAAAAATCAAATAAGGAAACAAAATCTAAATTAGAAATAAATAGAGATATTGATAATAAAAAAGAAATTAACGATGAATCAGAAGCGGTTAAGTCAAAAGAAAAAATTATAAGTAATGATAAAGTTTATAATAGTGATAATTTAAATAAAATAAAACAAAATAATAATGAAAATCAACCAAATGAGCATGCAAATGAAAATGCCAAAGATAAAAGTTTAAATAAGTACAAAGAAAAAAGTAATAATGGTAAAGCTCATAAAAATAGTTTGAATTTCATTGATGTATTAGGTACAAATACATATACATATAATAATGAATCTTATGGAGATAAAGTTCATGAAAAACATAATCACAAAAGATAG
- a CDS encoding CD3072 family TudS-related putative desulfidase, which translates to MERNRKLVVVCHCILNCNSKVEGLSTFEGTNNIVSKLIEEGYGIIQLPCPEMIMYGIKRWGHTKEQFDNLFYRNQCRLMLEPYIKQFENYIKNNYKIKGIIAIDGSPSCGYNKTCSSNEWFGEISGCENLNEKINDIKMIDGKGVFIEELEKLLIKNELEVEILGLDESIKDISELIEKLK; encoded by the coding sequence ATGGAGAGAAATAGAAAATTAGTAGTAGTTTGTCATTGTATATTAAATTGTAACTCAAAAGTCGAAGGGCTTTCTACTTTTGAAGGAACTAATAATATAGTAAGTAAGTTAATAGAAGAGGGATATGGCATTATTCAACTACCTTGTCCTGAAATGATAATGTATGGGATAAAAAGATGGGGACATACAAAAGAACAATTTGATAACTTATTTTATAGAAATCAATGTAGATTAATGTTAGAACCATATATAAAACAATTTGAAAATTATATTAAAAACAATTATAAGATAAAAGGGATAATAGCTATAGATGGAAGTCCAAGTTGTGGATACAATAAAACTTGTAGTTCTAATGAATGGTTTGGAGAAATAAGTGGATGTGAAAACTTAAATGAGAAGATAAATGATATTAAAATGATTGATGGGAAAGGAGTATTTATAGAAGAACTAGAAAAATTACTAATAAAAAATGAATTAGAAGTTGAAATATTAGGACTAGATGAAAGCATTAAAGACATTTCTGAATTGATTGAAAAACTAAAATAG